The Chitinophagales bacterium genomic interval ACGGAGTAAACCAGTCCCTGTGCATCCACTGGGCGTAAACAGCGGTTTCCACCATGTTCCCAATCATTTCATCGGTGCTGGTAATGGGTGAAAAAAGTGCACTTCTAAGAGAAGGATTGGTTAAATAAATCTTAAAAAAATTATCGCGCTTAAACCTTTTCCCGCTTTGATCTACCCGTTTCACCTGCCTGATCAAATAAGCAGCATCAAGGTATTCTATATACTTCTTCAAAGTGTTTTTAGGCACCTGGGATTGTTTGCTCAGTGCCTCAAGTGAAAATTCCCCTCCACTATTGTAGGCAATACTTGTAAAAAGGGAATTTAGCTCCCTTGTATCGGAAATGCCGTATAAACTCGGCAAATCCCTGAGCAGCACCTTGTCAATAATATCCTGCCTAATGTACCTGCCCGGATTGGCCTGTATTTTCTCGGAAAATATCACTTCTGGATAACCGCCAAAATTGATATAATCTATAAAATGTTTGTTCAGCTCATCGAGGTGGGTAGAGGTGAAAAATTCAGCATTTTTACCTTTCCATTCCAGATTTATGGGTTTGATCAATTGCCCCAATCCTTTCAAGGAAATATATTCGTTGAAAGTAAGGGGTGGCAGCATAAAATCAGTGAATCTGCCGGCACCACTTTCCGTACTTGCAAATTTCAAGGCAGCGGCAGCAGAGCCGGAAACAATAAACTTATCTTTTCTATAGCTATCTACCAGGGACTTCAAATGCACTTCCCAATCCCTGCAATATTGAATTTCATCGTAAATGATATACCAGCCATTCTTGTCATCTAGCCCTGTAGCTTCTTTGGCATAGGAGAAAAGTTGTTCCAGGGAAATATTATTGTAAATGGGGTTTTCAATGCTTATGAAAATGATTTTTTTCGGGTTCACTCCCTTGCCGATCATGTCCTCTACCATATGATAGAGCATTACTGTTTTCCCAACCCTTCTGGGGCCCATAAGCACAACGGCTCTTCTGATATCCGATTCATATACCAATGGCTTGAACAGGTCGAAATATAGTCGTCTGGGCATTTGGCTAAAATCATCTTCAATCTTTCCGTCTATCCACCAAGGATTTTCAAACCTTATGCGGTTTAAAACTTGCTTTTTAGAAATTTCTTTGATCATTATTTTCTTATTTCAGCAATAATACTAAAATAAGATTAAATAGTTGACTTTATTTTGGTTTTAAATTCCTTTTAAAAGAT includes:
- a CDS encoding ATP-binding protein: MIKEISKKQVLNRIRFENPWWIDGKIEDDFSQMPRRLYFDLFKPLVYESDIRRAVVLMGPRRVGKTVMLYHMVEDMIGKGVNPKKIIFISIENPIYNNISLEQLFSYAKEATGLDDKNGWYIIYDEIQYCRDWEVHLKSLVDSYRKDKFIVSGSAAAALKFASTESGAGRFTDFMLPPLTFNEYISLKGLGQLIKPINLEWKGKNAEFFTSTHLDELNKHFIDYINFGGYPEVIFSEKIQANPGRYIRQDIIDKVLLRDLPSLYGISDTRELNSLFTSIAYNSGGEFSLEALSKQSQVPKNTLKKYIEYLDAAYLIRQVKRVDQSGKRFKRDNFFKIYLTNPSLRSALFSPITSTDEMIGNMVETAVYAQWMHRDWFTPWYARWTSGEVDMVGISESSLKPTWALEIKWSNRYFDKPNELKSLYKFCVENDLNYPLITTIDREGVVEYKDKTFQYLPAAAYAYTVGKRTLESKKSR